In Fundidesulfovibrio magnetotacticus, the following proteins share a genomic window:
- a CDS encoding SU10 major capsid protein translates to MADSLTSYYSNSGAGVREMKDTIFEDLENMIQTITPHKTPFVSSLKPLKARNVLHEWLEDELKSPTGTNKAIEGSDAVATDRIVPKRMSNYCQILEDSFKISGTLDAVTPAGRKSLTRYEMDKSLKYLNTELEYAALNNAAASAGDSGSARQMKGLEGFVATNDKSFATYASGNDFNEAKFLEMSQACYEAGGEPGILLVGPVQARKVANWNQAGRITVNTNASEQTLVMAVMVLETPFGRMKVTIDRYLAKDDDSGTKYDRVYVYDPDRCSVAYLRPFKCVELAKTGDS, encoded by the coding sequence ATGGCCGATTCCCTCACGTCCTACTATTCCAATTCCGGCGCCGGCGTGCGCGAGATGAAGGACACCATCTTCGAGGATCTGGAGAACATGATCCAGACCATCACGCCGCACAAGACCCCGTTCGTTTCCTCGCTCAAGCCCCTCAAGGCCCGCAACGTGCTGCACGAGTGGCTGGAGGACGAACTGAAGTCCCCCACCGGGACCAACAAGGCCATCGAAGGCTCCGACGCCGTGGCCACGGACCGCATCGTGCCCAAGCGCATGTCCAACTACTGCCAGATCCTGGAGGATTCCTTCAAGATTTCCGGCACGCTGGACGCCGTGACCCCGGCCGGGCGCAAGAGCCTGACCCGCTACGAGATGGACAAGAGCCTCAAGTACCTGAACACGGAGCTGGAATACGCGGCCCTGAACAACGCCGCCGCCTCGGCGGGCGACTCCGGCAGCGCGCGCCAGATGAAGGGCCTGGAAGGCTTCGTGGCCACCAACGACAAGTCCTTCGCCACCTACGCCTCGGGCAACGACTTCAACGAGGCCAAGTTCCTGGAGATGTCCCAGGCCTGCTACGAGGCCGGCGGCGAGCCGGGCATCCTGCTGGTGGGCCCCGTGCAGGCGCGCAAGGTGGCCAACTGGAACCAGGCCGGGCGCATCACGGTGAACACCAACGCCTCGGAACAGACCCTGGTGATGGCCGTGATGGTGCTGGAGACGCCCTTCGGGCGCATGAAGGTGACCATCGACCGCTACCTGGCCAAGGACGACGACTCCGGAACCAAATACGACCGCGTCTACGTCTACGACCCCGACCGCTGCTCCGTGGCCTACCTGCGCCCCTTCAAGTGCGTGGAGCTGGCCAAGACCGGCGACTC